From a single Tepidisphaeraceae bacterium genomic region:
- the pgl gene encoding 6-phosphogluconolactonase produces MNIPEIKVVPTPADIAAEAAERLAVICEWAIADHGNFSVVLSGGSTPKALHTLLAAEPYRLRIDWTKVRVLFGDERCVPPDHAESNYRMAKETLLSKVPIPQDNVYRMEGETEPSSAADKYEEHLSDLFGEAGGPDLCLLGLGDDGHTASLFPHTPALAETARSCVAQFVEKSTTGASWRITMTATFINRSRQVLFLVAGKNKAPALQHILEGERNPELYPAQLIAPDMGQLTWLMDVAAAEMAE; encoded by the coding sequence GTGAACATCCCAGAAATCAAAGTCGTCCCGACCCCCGCCGACATCGCCGCCGAGGCGGCGGAGCGGTTGGCGGTTATTTGTGAGTGGGCAATTGCCGACCATGGCAACTTTTCGGTCGTGCTGTCGGGTGGGTCGACGCCCAAGGCGCTGCACACGCTGCTGGCGGCCGAGCCGTACAGGTTGCGCATCGATTGGACGAAGGTGCGCGTGCTGTTTGGCGACGAGCGTTGCGTGCCGCCGGACCATGCCGAGAGCAACTACCGCATGGCCAAGGAGACGCTGCTGAGCAAGGTGCCCATTCCGCAGGACAATGTGTACCGGATGGAAGGGGAAACTGAGCCCTCGAGCGCCGCCGACAAGTACGAGGAACACCTCAGCGATCTCTTCGGTGAGGCAGGTGGGCCCGATCTATGCCTGCTGGGGCTGGGTGACGATGGCCACACCGCCAGCCTCTTCCCGCACACGCCCGCGTTGGCGGAGACGGCGCGAAGCTGCGTCGCGCAGTTCGTCGAGAAATCAACAACCGGCGCGAGCTGGCGCATCACGATGACCGCGACGTTCATCAACCGGTCTCGACAGGTGCTGTTCCTCGTCGCAGGCAAGAATAAGGCTCCGGCATTGCAGCATATTCTGGAAGGGGAGCGCAATCCCGAATTGTATCCGGCACAGTTGATCGCGCCCGATATGGGGCAGTTGACGTGGCTGATGGACGTCGCCGCCGCTGAAATGGCGGAATAG
- a CDS encoding Uma2 family endonuclease, with protein MAIERERRYSIEEYFRLDEASEEKLEYRDGYIVPLGEIIAMAGGSESHALISANFAGELRNALKGKPCRVYSSDLRVRIKGTPLYVYPDVSVICGPTQFDTETPPKSVLNPKVIVEVTSPGTEAYDRTEKFKKYLRLDSVDEYVMVSQNAAWVDVYTRQADGNWLFQPVHGPGAVVRLSSLDVALPLSEIYAGVDFPPEPLPPTV; from the coding sequence GTGGCCATCGAACGAGAACGTCGCTATAGCATCGAAGAGTACTTTCGGCTCGACGAGGCGTCGGAAGAGAAGCTGGAGTACCGCGACGGCTACATCGTTCCGCTTGGCGAGATAATCGCGATGGCGGGAGGATCGGAGTCGCACGCCCTCATCTCGGCGAACTTCGCGGGTGAGCTGCGCAACGCGCTGAAGGGTAAGCCCTGTCGAGTCTACAGCAGCGACCTGCGGGTGCGCATCAAGGGCACGCCGTTGTACGTCTATCCGGACGTCAGCGTGATCTGCGGGCCGACGCAGTTCGACACGGAGACGCCACCGAAGTCGGTGTTGAACCCGAAGGTGATCGTGGAGGTGACGTCGCCAGGAACGGAGGCGTACGACCGCACGGAGAAGTTCAAGAAGTACCTGCGGCTCGACTCGGTCGACGAGTACGTGATGGTGTCGCAGAACGCGGCATGGGTGGATGTCTACACGCGACAGGCCGACGGCAACTGGCTTTTCCAACCGGTGCACGGGCCGGGGGCGGTCGTGCGGCTGAGCAGCCTGGACGTCGCGCTGCCGCTGAGCGAGATCTACGCGGGCGTCGACTTTCCACCTGAGCCTCTGCCGCCAACGGTGTAA
- a CDS encoding SpoVR family protein has protein sequence MASHTLAPFPAELLAAKKQIREQAASYGLDFFPVIFEMCDYEQMNQIAAYGGFPQRYPHWRFGMEYEKLRKQHHYGLGRIYEMVINNDPCYAYLQESNPLVDQKLVIAHVYGHSDFFKSNLWFSQTNRKMMDEMANHATHVRRHIEKHGYDTVEAWLDVCLSVEHLIDPHSMFLNRGPLEREKEDTKREDQPTGKFKSKDYLDRWINPPEKIEAEQRRHREEAAKMRHATPARPTRDVLLYLIEHAGLEDWQQDCLAMVREESYYYAPQGMTKVMNEGWASYWHSTLMTRHFVEAREVIDYADHHSGTVHMPPGNFNPYKIGLELFRDIEDRWNKGKFGKDYDDADTLGQKKSWDKGLGQGREKIFEVRRVYNDVNFIDEFMTPEFIEKHKFYQYGRDERTGQIKILSRDPKRIKQTMLYHLTNMGQPFVYVADGNYANRGELYLAQKHNGLDIEIKTAIETLKNVYKIWRRPVHLQARIDDDMILFSFNGEQPKQQTIHDELPKPAHGVG, from the coding sequence ATGGCCTCGCACACCCTCGCACCATTTCCCGCCGAACTTCTCGCTGCGAAAAAGCAGATCCGCGAGCAGGCGGCGTCGTACGGGCTCGATTTCTTTCCCGTCATCTTCGAGATGTGCGACTACGAGCAGATGAACCAGATCGCGGCCTACGGCGGGTTCCCGCAGCGGTACCCGCACTGGCGATTCGGCATGGAGTACGAGAAGCTCCGCAAGCAGCACCATTACGGCCTCGGTCGCATCTACGAGATGGTCATCAACAACGACCCCTGCTACGCCTACTTGCAGGAAAGCAACCCGCTGGTCGACCAGAAGCTGGTGATCGCCCACGTCTACGGGCACAGCGACTTCTTCAAGAGCAACCTGTGGTTCAGCCAGACGAACCGCAAGATGATGGACGAGATGGCCAACCACGCCACGCACGTCCGCCGGCACATCGAGAAGCACGGGTACGACACCGTCGAGGCGTGGCTGGACGTCTGCCTGAGCGTCGAGCACCTCATCGATCCGCACAGCATGTTCCTCAACCGTGGGCCGCTGGAGCGCGAGAAGGAGGACACGAAGCGCGAAGATCAGCCGACCGGCAAGTTCAAGAGCAAGGACTACTTGGACCGCTGGATCAACCCGCCCGAAAAAATCGAAGCTGAACAGCGGCGCCACCGCGAGGAGGCCGCCAAGATGCGACACGCCACGCCGGCCCGGCCGACGCGCGACGTGCTGCTCTACCTGATCGAACACGCCGGCCTTGAGGACTGGCAGCAAGACTGCCTGGCCATGGTGCGCGAGGAGAGCTACTACTACGCCCCGCAGGGCATGACGAAGGTGATGAACGAGGGCTGGGCCAGCTACTGGCACAGCACGCTGATGACGCGGCACTTCGTGGAGGCCAGGGAGGTCATCGACTATGCCGACCACCACAGCGGCACCGTCCACATGCCGCCGGGCAATTTCAATCCGTACAAGATCGGTTTGGAGCTGTTCCGCGACATTGAAGACCGCTGGAACAAGGGCAAGTTTGGCAAGGACTACGACGACGCCGACACGCTCGGCCAAAAAAAGAGCTGGGACAAAGGCCTCGGCCAAGGCCGCGAGAAGATCTTCGAGGTGCGCCGCGTTTACAACGACGTGAATTTCATCGACGAGTTCATGACCCCCGAGTTCATCGAAAAGCACAAGTTCTACCAGTACGGCCGCGACGAGCGCACCGGGCAGATCAAGATCCTGTCGCGCGACCCAAAACGCATCAAGCAGACGATGCTGTACCACCTGACGAACATGGGCCAGCCGTTCGTCTACGTCGCCGACGGCAACTACGCCAACCGCGGCGAGCTGTACCTGGCCCAGAAGCACAACGGCTTGGACATCGAGATCAAGACCGCCATCGAAACGCTGAAGAACGTCTACAAGATCTGGCGCCGCCCCGTCCACCTGCAAGCCCGCATCGACGACGACATGATCCTATTTTCGTTCAACGGCGAACAGCCGAAGCAGCAGACGATTCATGACGAACTGCCGAAGCCGGCGCATGGGGTGGGGTGA
- a CDS encoding DUF444 family protein, which yields MILKIEKDHQRFRQIVKGRIRDDLRKFLTKGELIGKEGKHLISIPVRGVDLPHFRYGDNSEGVGAGDGNEGDGVGQGQKGKGKGQGGNDAGQHLMEVDLSLDELADILAEELKLPRIEPKGSHRITTVREKYSSLRRVGPESLRHFKRSYKEALKRQIMTGNYDPLNPIIIPEKKDIRYRSWKEVKSPQSNAVIIFMMDVSGSMGEEQKELVRLESFWIDTWLRKNYEGIESRYIVHDVSAKEVDKHTFYHLREDGGTKISSAYRTAKNLLDAHYSPEEWNIYLFHFSDGDNSSEADSRDCVKILKEQLLPICNMFGYCQVASAYGSGNFINVLHEHLRASPKVLTSRVNSKDDIYDSIKTFFGKGH from the coding sequence ATGATCCTCAAGATCGAAAAGGACCATCAACGCTTCCGCCAGATCGTGAAGGGGCGCATCCGCGACGATCTGCGCAAGTTCCTCACGAAGGGCGAGCTGATCGGCAAGGAGGGCAAGCACCTCATCAGCATCCCCGTGCGCGGCGTCGATCTGCCGCACTTTCGCTACGGTGACAACAGTGAAGGCGTGGGCGCCGGTGACGGCAACGAAGGGGACGGTGTCGGCCAAGGCCAGAAGGGCAAAGGCAAAGGGCAGGGTGGCAACGACGCGGGCCAGCACTTGATGGAGGTCGACTTATCGCTGGATGAACTGGCCGACATTCTTGCGGAAGAACTGAAGCTGCCGCGCATCGAACCCAAGGGCAGCCATCGCATCACCACGGTGCGCGAGAAGTACAGCAGCCTGCGCCGCGTGGGGCCCGAATCGCTGCGGCACTTCAAGCGGTCGTACAAGGAAGCGCTCAAACGGCAGATCATGACGGGCAATTACGATCCGCTGAACCCGATCATCATTCCGGAAAAGAAGGACATAAGGTATCGCAGCTGGAAGGAAGTGAAGAGCCCGCAGAGCAACGCGGTCATCATCTTCATGATGGACGTCAGCGGGTCGATGGGCGAGGAACAGAAGGAGCTCGTGCGCCTGGAAAGCTTCTGGATCGACACGTGGCTTAGAAAGAACTACGAGGGCATCGAGAGCCGCTACATCGTGCACGACGTGTCGGCTAAAGAGGTCGACAAGCACACGTTCTACCACCTGCGCGAGGACGGCGGCACCAAGATCAGCAGCGCCTACCGCACCGCCAAGAACCTGTTGGATGCCCACTACAGCCCCGAGGAATGGAATATCTACCTCTTCCACTTCAGCGACGGCGACAACAGTTCAGAAGCCGATAGCCGCGATTGCGTGAAGATCTTAAAAGAACAACTGCTGCCCATCTGCAACATGTTCGGCTACTGCCAGGTCGCCAGCGCTTACGGCAGCGGCAACTTCATCAACGTGCTGCACGAGCACTTGCGGGCGAGTCCGAAGGTGCTGACGAGCCGGGTGAACTCGAAGGATGATATTTACGATTCGATCAAGACGTTTTTTGGGAAGGGGCATTAG
- a CDS encoding 4-oxalocrotonate tautomerase family protein, which yields MPYVNIKITKDGVTADQKRQIVREVTDTLVRVLGKRPEHTHIVIDEIELENWGFAGMLTTEYRSGTKKD from the coding sequence ATGCCCTATGTGAACATCAAGATTACCAAGGACGGCGTGACGGCCGACCAGAAGCGGCAGATTGTTCGTGAAGTTACCGATACGCTCGTGCGTGTGCTCGGCAAGCGGCCGGAACACACGCATATCGTGATCGATGAAATCGAGCTGGAAAACTGGGGCTTCGCCGGAATGTTGACCACCGAGTACCGCAGCGGCACGAAGAAGGATTGA